A region from the Paludicola sp. MB14-C6 genome encodes:
- a CDS encoding PPC domain-containing protein: MKKVNKRISALVSLMLVVTMACTLSSNAFALNVPSSGRVIPDPDRAEFSKDRIEKVDSGLSITPFSYNNVSMPGEAESNNTMGSADSISLTSGRTAAINTSSDIDWFVFSPTSSGRYRIDASDIPTGTDYDMQLYDASNNSMGSSTSGNPYETIIVNLAASANYYLRVYSYNSATYSNSNYCVTVTNDSCALLNWNYPFAGTNLPKYVSSKYGYRTGQYAGNHYGVDLGDCSGLPLYSATEGTWLSKARIYQLLWVTMLESKHRPIQHQIQIRLLHICT, from the coding sequence ATGAAAAAGGTTAACAAAAGGATTTCGGCTTTAGTCAGTTTAATGTTAGTGGTAACAATGGCATGTACCCTTAGTTCCAATGCTTTTGCATTAAATGTTCCGTCATCAGGTAGAGTTATACCAGACCCTGATCGTGCAGAGTTTTCAAAAGATCGGATAGAAAAAGTAGATAGCGGTTTATCAATCACACCATTCTCTTATAATAATGTTTCTATGCCAGGTGAGGCGGAGTCAAATAATACAATGGGATCTGCTGACTCGATATCATTAACTAGTGGAAGGACAGCTGCGATAAATACTTCATCAGATATTGATTGGTTTGTGTTTAGCCCAACTTCATCAGGTAGATATCGTATTGATGCGTCTGATATACCAACGGGTACGGATTACGATATGCAATTATATGATGCAAGCAATAATTCGATGGGATCATCAACAAGCGGAAATCCGTATGAAACAATTATTGTAAACTTGGCTGCTAGTGCGAATTATTATCTTCGGGTATACTCTTATAATAGTGCAACATATTCAAATTCTAATTATTGTGTAACTGTTACAAATGACTCATGTGCTTTGCTTAATTGGAACTATCCTTTTGCAGGAACAAATCTGCCTAAGTACGTATCTTCTAAATATGGATATAGAACAGGACAATATGCGGGTAATCATTATGGAGTCGATTTGGGTGATTGTTCAGGCCTTCCACTCTATAGTGCAACTGAAGGGACTTGGCTTTCAAAGGCTCGGATTTATCAACTACTATGGGTCACTATGCTGGAGTCCAAGCATCGTCCTATTCAGCACCAAATTCAAATACGATTGTTACATATATGCACATGA
- a CDS encoding hydrogenase maturation nickel metallochaperone HypA: protein MHELGVVFEVAKTVEKIAVQNQLTKIDTIVLQIGELSSMIPKYIEECYPAAVDGTLLQDTKLEIEILPGNALCKECNKVFNLKENKGICPCCNHKNWELLSGKEFLIKEIIAC from the coding sequence TTGCATGAATTAGGAGTGGTTTTTGAGGTAGCAAAAACGGTAGAGAAAATCGCTGTACAAAATCAACTAACAAAAATAGACACTATTGTTTTGCAAATTGGAGAGTTATCCTCTATGATTCCAAAATATATTGAAGAGTGCTATCCTGCCGCAGTAGATGGCACTTTGCTGCAAGATACCAAATTAGAAATTGAGATATTGCCGGGTAATGCGCTTTGCAAAGAATGTAATAAGGTATTCAATTTGAAAGAAAACAAAGGTATTTGTCCATGCTGTAATCATAAAAATTGGGAATTGTTAAGTGGTAAAGAATTTTTGATAAAAGAAATCATTGCCTGCTAA
- the sleB gene encoding spore cortex-lytic enzyme yields the protein MNNKTHNKKEPKIIEIGFRKPHKQGDLERRLYLAVPFIICFCLLITGIIFDNTSTPPYTIQPTLSKVGSQGSEVKAIQEKLKERGIFNGTVDGIFGPTTESAVKKFQKQQKLTQDGIVGPATLKKLGISIGTMPSATEANVNLLARIISAEARGETYTGQVAVGAVVLNRVEHPSFPDTLSGVIYQEGAFTAIVDGQFNEPIADSAYKAAKDALNGQDPSGGAIYYYNPDKTSNKWIRTRPVIKRIGKHLFCS from the coding sequence ATGAATAATAAGACTCATAATAAAAAAGAACCTAAAATTATCGAAATTGGATTTCGTAAACCACACAAACAAGGTGATTTGGAAAGAAGACTATATCTTGCTGTTCCTTTTATCATTTGTTTTTGCTTGCTGATTACCGGAATCATATTCGACAATACTTCTACTCCCCCTTATACGATTCAACCTACTCTTTCTAAAGTTGGTTCACAAGGAAGTGAAGTTAAGGCAATTCAAGAAAAGTTAAAAGAGCGTGGCATTTTCAATGGCACAGTTGATGGCATATTTGGTCCTACAACCGAAAGTGCTGTTAAGAAGTTTCAAAAACAACAAAAGCTCACCCAAGACGGTATTGTAGGACCTGCAACTTTGAAAAAATTGGGCATTTCAATTGGTACCATGCCTTCCGCAACCGAAGCTAATGTAAACTTACTTGCGAGAATTATATCTGCAGAAGCACGTGGCGAAACTTACACTGGACAGGTTGCCGTTGGAGCAGTTGTTTTAAATCGTGTAGAACACCCCAGCTTTCCGGATACACTTTCAGGTGTAATTTATCAAGAAGGTGCATTTACAGCTATTGTAGACGGACAATTCAACGAACCCATTGCTGATTCCGCTTATAAAGCCGCTAAAGATGCGTTAAATGGACAAGATCCTTCCGGTGGAGCAATCTATTATTACAATCCGGATAAAACAAGTAACAAATGGATTCGTACTCGACCTGTTATTAAACGTATAGGTAAACATTTATTCTGTAGCTAG
- a CDS encoding FAD-dependent oxidoreductase has product MVKQKVLQFANQVSNNKPGSKGWFNEEDPRYKILELVVTEEMADLLLCMKIRTKFTAQQLSELSGKTLEKTTELMLKLAEIGVCFVDDINGVDHFWYETWVPGIMEMMVNNKDNVANYPQIPASFDAYGIVNGPRSTGSFPPGVGLMRVIPVEKAIDGETRRASYEEISKYLNESTDFSVSNCSCRTAREAAGEGCGHLKEDMCIQLDHAARYYIRTGRGRKITREEAFEIIQRAEENGLMHQIPNLDGSGKTHAICNCCGCSCLALRGAEMFMNADMVRSNYVSHVDKDKCVACGECVENCPVNALQLGQKLCSTKPVVEAIVRKETPRNTEWGPEKWNTDYRINRKNVVETGTSPCKTECPAHIAIQGYIKLASQGRYSEALELIKHENPFPAVCGRICPRKCESACTRGDLDAPIAIDEIKKFIAEQDLNAAHRYVPKKRHEYGKQIAIVGAGPAGLSCAYFLAIDGYKVTVFEKQKALGGMLTLGIPSFRLEKEVVNAEIDILKELGVTFKSGVEVGKDITLAELRKQGFEAFYLAIGAQAGRKLGIEGEDAEGVVSGVDFVREVNLGNIAHIEGKTVVIGGGNVAIDVARSATRVGASQVEMFCLESRNEMPALEEEIEEALEENIAINNSWGPKRIVVENGRVTGVEFRKCVSVFDENHRFNPVYDENDTKIVPCDHVLLSVGQSIDWGNMLSDSKVEINPNQTVKADGFTYQTAEPDIFVGGDAYTGPKYAIDAIAAGKQAAISIHRFVQPGQSLVNGRDRREYHSLDKDSLVIEGYDNTPRQSAGHNKERTAHDVFKDCRVTFTEEQMKKETERCLGCGATVVDEFLCVGCGQCTTKCKFDAISLVRKYDKEGVAYEKLKPTIVKTVLKRKVKIAARKLFK; this is encoded by the coding sequence ATGGTAAAGCAAAAAGTACTTCAATTTGCAAATCAAGTGAGCAATAATAAACCTGGATCAAAAGGCTGGTTTAATGAAGAAGATCCACGATATAAAATTTTAGAGCTGGTTGTAACGGAGGAAATGGCAGATCTTTTATTATGCATGAAAATTCGTACAAAATTTACAGCTCAACAACTTTCAGAATTAAGCGGTAAAACTTTGGAAAAGACAACAGAGTTAATGCTGAAACTTGCAGAGATAGGTGTGTGCTTTGTTGACGATATCAACGGGGTTGACCATTTTTGGTACGAAACATGGGTACCCGGAATTATGGAGATGATGGTTAACAACAAAGATAACGTTGCAAACTATCCACAAATTCCTGCAAGCTTTGACGCTTATGGTATTGTAAATGGACCTCGTTCAACAGGCAGTTTCCCTCCTGGTGTTGGTTTAATGCGTGTTATCCCTGTAGAAAAAGCAATTGACGGCGAAACAAGAAGAGCATCTTATGAAGAAATTTCAAAATATTTGAATGAGAGTACTGATTTTTCTGTTTCCAACTGTTCTTGTCGTACAGCAAGAGAGGCCGCTGGTGAGGGCTGTGGTCACTTAAAAGAAGATATGTGTATTCAATTGGATCACGCAGCAAGATATTATATCAGAACAGGAAGAGGACGTAAAATTACCAGAGAAGAAGCATTTGAGATTATTCAACGTGCAGAAGAGAATGGCTTAATGCATCAGATTCCTAACCTTGATGGTTCTGGCAAAACACATGCTATTTGTAACTGCTGTGGATGTTCCTGCCTTGCATTAAGAGGCGCTGAAATGTTTATGAACGCAGACATGGTTCGTTCAAACTATGTTTCACATGTCGATAAGGATAAGTGTGTTGCATGTGGCGAATGTGTGGAAAACTGTCCTGTAAACGCATTACAACTTGGCCAAAAGCTATGTTCTACAAAACCGGTTGTTGAAGCAATCGTAAGAAAAGAAACTCCACGTAATACTGAATGGGGACCTGAAAAATGGAATACAGATTATCGTATTAATAGAAAAAATGTTGTTGAGACAGGAACAAGCCCATGTAAAACAGAATGTCCGGCACATATTGCAATTCAAGGATACATAAAGCTTGCATCACAAGGTAGATATAGTGAAGCACTTGAGCTGATTAAACATGAAAATCCATTTCCTGCTGTTTGTGGACGTATTTGTCCAAGAAAATGCGAGTCTGCTTGTACTCGTGGCGATTTAGACGCACCGATTGCTATTGATGAAATTAAAAAATTCATTGCAGAGCAAGACTTGAATGCAGCTCATAGATATGTACCAAAAAAGCGTCATGAATATGGCAAACAAATTGCAATTGTGGGTGCAGGACCTGCCGGCCTTTCTTGTGCATATTTCTTAGCAATTGATGGCTATAAAGTAACCGTATTTGAAAAGCAAAAAGCGTTAGGTGGTATGCTTACTCTCGGTATTCCATCATTTAGATTGGAAAAAGAAGTAGTAAACGCAGAAATAGATATTCTTAAAGAGCTTGGTGTTACATTTAAATCAGGTGTTGAAGTGGGTAAGGATATAACCTTAGCTGAATTAAGAAAACAAGGCTTTGAAGCGTTCTATTTAGCAATTGGTGCACAAGCTGGAAGAAAGCTTGGCATTGAAGGTGAAGATGCTGAAGGCGTTGTTTCTGGTGTCGACTTTGTACGAGAAGTAAACCTTGGCAATATCGCACATATTGAAGGTAAAACAGTTGTAATTGGTGGTGGCAACGTGGCGATTGACGTTGCAAGAAGTGCAACCAGAGTTGGCGCATCACAAGTTGAGATGTTTTGTTTGGAAAGCAGAAACGAAATGCCTGCTTTAGAAGAAGAAATTGAAGAAGCATTAGAAGAAAACATTGCAATCAACAACTCATGGGGACCAAAACGCATCGTTGTGGAAAATGGTCGTGTAACTGGCGTTGAATTTAGAAAATGTGTTTCTGTATTTGATGAAAATCATAGATTTAACCCTGTATATGATGAAAACGACACTAAGATTGTACCTTGTGACCATGTTTTATTATCCGTTGGCCAATCGATTGATTGGGGCAATATGCTTTCAGACAGCAAGGTTGAGATTAACCCAAATCAAACAGTAAAAGCAGATGGATTTACCTATCAAACAGCCGAACCGGATATTTTTGTTGGTGGCGATGCATACACAGGTCCGAAATACGCAATTGATGCAATTGCTGCAGGTAAACAAGCTGCAATCTCTATTCACCGTTTTGTTCAACCTGGTCAAAGCTTGGTAAACGGTCGTGACCGTCGAGAGTATCATTCTTTAGATAAAGATAGTTTGGTAATCGAAGGCTATGACAATACACCAAGACAAAGTGCAGGCCATAACAAGGAAAGAACAGCTCATGATGTCTTTAAAGATTGTCGTGTTACATTTACAGAAGAGCAAATGAAAAAAGAGACAGAGCGTTGCCTAGGCTGCGGTGCAACTGTTGTAGATGAGTTCTTGTGTGTTGGTTGCGGTCAATGTACAACAAAATGTAAATTTGATGCCATTTCTCTTGTTCGGAAATATGACAAAGAAGGCGTTGCTTATGAAAAGCTAAAGCCTACTATCGTAAAAACGGTATTAAAACGTAAGGTTAAAATTGCCGCTAGAAAGCTTTTTAAGTAA
- the hypB gene encoding hydrogenase nickel incorporation protein HypB, which yields MDNFRVIEIKKSVFEDNNHQADLLRKELKREKTFLLNLMSSPGSGKTTTLLRTIEALKDEMKIGVMEADIDSDVDAKTIATTGAKVIQLHTGGMCHLDAGMTEQGLQALDTKDIDFAILENVGNLVCPAEFDTGASKNAMILSVPEGDDKPLKYPLMFSIVDVLLINKIDTLDYFDFDLEAVKERATKLNPNIKIIPISAKTGKGIDEWANWIRTAVKEWNQA from the coding sequence ATGGATAATTTTAGAGTAATTGAGATTAAGAAAAGTGTTTTCGAAGATAACAACCATCAAGCGGATTTACTAAGAAAAGAGTTGAAAAGAGAAAAAACATTTTTACTTAATTTAATGTCATCACCAGGTTCAGGCAAAACGACCACTCTTTTAAGGACAATTGAAGCTTTAAAAGATGAAATGAAAATTGGTGTTATGGAAGCAGATATCGATTCCGATGTGGATGCAAAAACCATAGCAACAACTGGAGCAAAGGTAATACAGCTTCACACGGGCGGAATGTGTCATCTTGATGCAGGAATGACCGAGCAAGGACTTCAGGCACTTGATACAAAGGACATTGATTTTGCAATTCTGGAAAACGTAGGTAACCTTGTATGTCCTGCAGAATTTGATACAGGTGCATCTAAAAATGCAATGATTTTAAGTGTACCGGAAGGTGATGATAAGCCTTTAAAATATCCTTTGATGTTCTCAATTGTTGATGTATTACTCATTAACAAAATCGATACTTTGGATTACTTTGATTTTGATTTAGAAGCGGTAAAAGAGCGTGCAACAAAGTTGAATCCGAATATAAAAATTATTCCTATTTCAGCAAAAACCGGTAAAGGTATTGATGAATGGGCAAATTGGATACGTACTGCAGTAAAAGAATGGAACCAAGCATAG